DNA from Phragmites australis chromosome 16, lpPhrAust1.1, whole genome shotgun sequence:
TCTCCAAACCACTTAAGTAGCCTAACTTGATCACCAGATTTGCCTTGACAGTAAGTGCAAAGCAACAGCAGACAAGTTCCAAAAACTTGGAGTATGTTGGTGGTCCATTTTACTTTCGCTAGGGCAGTAGCCAGTAGGGGATAGATGAGCACATACAAGAAAGAACCTATACTCCACATTTAATAAGTTGAACAATTAATGAAGCAGGCTAAATCTCTGGTGCTTCTTCAGATATTTAATAAGATGAACAAAGTAGATTTGCCTCACCGATACCACAGGTATGTATTCATAGAATGCGTAGCAATATCTGAGAGTAAGAAACACATCAGATTTAATTTGGACACTAGAATTACCTTACTGCTGGCTGTTGATTTGCATGAAACACAAAAGTGCTccctgaaaaaacaaaaaaacaatacAGAATTCAATATTTCTGTAGCATCTCGCTCCCACACAAATGCACAAATGTCATTCAATTCTGGTTTTTTGTTTCATGTCCGTGcaggaaccaaaaaaaaaagaagtgataCAAGATGGATTTGAATGAACTACCCCCTGATGTTGACTTTGATTTCATTTTTGGAGCTAACATAGATACGTCTACAAACAATCCAACCTTTTGCACTCAGGTGGATCCTATGGAGCAGCAATGTGCTCCGAGCGTTTTAGAGGTTAGAATGCCGCTTGAAGATACACGTATCCTATGCACTTATGCAACTCATTGCATATATGCTTATGCAACCTATTGCATATATGGTTATACAACATATGCTTTTACATACTTTAACATTTTTCTTGTACCTTTTGAAAATATGCTTCTGCAAAGGAGAAAATATGGTTATACAACACAAATTGTGCTTCTTGTTCATTACATATATACTTATGCAACTCATTCCATATATGCTTATGTAACATGTGCTTCTACATACTATTACATTTTGCTTGTACCTTTTAAAAATATGCTTCTATATACTATTAAATTTTGCACTCAGGTGGATCCTGTTGACCAGCGAGATGCTCCTAGCGTTTCAGAGGTTAGGTTGTCGCTTGAAGAGACACACTTAGAAGAAATTCAGCAAGTTGTTCATAACACAGAATTGGCTGGTGGTCAATCTGGTACAGAAGGTCTTTTTTCAGAAGCTGTTAAGGCAGAAGTGTGGTCTACACCTCAAGGGCCACACAATGGAATGACATTCAGCACTCTATTAGAAGCAAAAGAGTACTACAATTCATATGCTAAAAGAATTGGCTTCTCAATCAGGACCAACACATCACGCAGATCAGCATTTACAAAAGAGGTAGAAAAGGTACAATTTGTTTGCAACAAAGAAGGTAAAGGGAAGAAAAGTAAATCTGAAGAACAAATTGATGAGCTTATATATGATTCTGACGATGATTCTAATTCTGATCAAGAAGGGGGTGCTGAGATGCCAGTAGAATGAGAAGAAGATAGGAAGTATAACAAAAAGAGTGCTGGTATCAAAAGGAAGAGGGAAAAAATGAAGTGTACACAATGCAAAGCAAGAATGGTTGTGAAACTCATTGGTGCTAGGTGGCATGTGATTTATTTCATATCTGAGCACAACGCACTCATTACCAAGCCTTCACTAACAAAATTCCTTAGGTCACATAAAAAATTCCTTAAGAAGAGAGCCTTTATCTCTttgttgcatggttgcaacttAAAAATTGGGCGTGTTATGCAGCTAATGTCTGAATTCTATGGATCTAGGCAACTAGTACCATATGAAGAAAAAGATGTGCACAACTTTCGCTCGACACTATGTACAACTGAAAAGtataaagatatgcaagaaacgctggaatattttgaagaatttaAGCAACATGACCcagattttttttacaagtttAAGTTGGATGATGATTACAGGCTTCAGAACCTATTCTGGATAGATGGTGCAGCAAGGAGGGCGTATGAAACATATCATGACTGTGTGTCTTTTGATACAACATATATGACAAACATGTATGATATGCCCTTTGCACCCTTCATTGGGATAAACAGACATGGTCAATCATTCCAGCTAGGTTGTGCGTTCCTAAGAGATGAAAAGACACCAAGTTTTGTCTGGCTTTTCCAAACATTCTTGGAAGCAATGAAAGAGAAAGCTCCGTTGAATATTATTACTGATCAAGATGGTGCTATGAGAAGTGCAATTGAACATGTGTTCCCACTTGCAAATCATAGGAACTGTCGATGGCACATAATGAATAAAGCAGCGGGTACTGTAGGTCCTTTACTTAAGGAAGATAAAGAGTTGGAGGACGAATTCAAGGACTGTATAAACTACAGTGTCATGCCAGAAGAGTTTGAGGCAAAGTGGCAAGCTATGATTCAAAAGCATGGCTTGCAGGACAACAAGCATTTTGGGCATTTGTATAGCATCCGACAGAGTTTTGTGCCAGCATACTATATGCATTGCTTCTTCCCGTTCCTCCACTCCACGCAAAGAAGTGAAGGTTTTAACGCAGTGTTGAAGTTGTATGTTAGCCCAAACTTATCAATACTGGACTTTGTCAAGCAATACCAGAAGATTCAAGATAAGT
Protein-coding regions in this window:
- the LOC133895060 gene encoding protein FAR1-RELATED SEQUENCE 5-like → MDLNELPPDVDFDFIFGANIDTSTNNPTFCTQVDPMEQQCAPSVLEVDPVDQRDAPSVSEVRLSLEETHLEEIQQVVHNTELAGGQSGTEGLFSEAVKAEVWSTPQGPHNGMTFSTLLEAKEYYNSYAKRIGFSIRTNTSRRSAFTKEVEKVQFVCNKEGKGKKSKSEEQIDELIYDSDDDSNSDQEGGAEMPLMSEFYGSRQLVPYEEKDVHNFRSTLCTTEKYKDMQETLEYFEEFKQHDPDFFYKFKLDDDYRLQNLFWIDGAARRAYETYHDCVSFDTTYMTNMYDMPFAPFIGINRHGQSFQLGCAFLRDEKTPSFVWLFQTFLEAMKEKAPLNIITDQDGAMRSAIEHVFPLANHRNCRWHIMNKAAGTVGPLLKEDKELEDEFKDCINYSVMPEEFEAKWQAMIQKHHSTQRSEGFNAVLKLYVSPNLSILDFVKQYQKIQDKCLVAQDGQDFRTDDKTRNTWSKNPIEKHASTVYTKNIFYRFSKEFEKIEESYDVTAIEEEESYYCECSKFDRNGIICCHIIKVMSRFGVKKLPD